TTATCGTCCGGCCGGGTGAAAGCATAAATGGACTTGTAATGGTACTGCGCTATCTGCACCAGGATATGCGCCGCTGCGCCAAAACCGTACAACCCGATATGCTGCGCATGTTCCGGCACCATCCGCCAGGAGCGGTAACCGATCAGGCCGGCGCACATAAGCGGCGCTCCGCCGGGATGCACATAGTTTTCCGGGACATGCAAACAATAATCGGCCAGCGCCAGCACATATTCCGCATAACCGCCATTCACGCTGTACCCGGTAAAGAGCGCATGCTCACACAGGTTCTCCTGGTCCATCGAACAATATTTGCAGTGTCCGCAGGTATACGCCAACCATGGCACGCCCACTTTTTCTCCGGGCGACAAGGTCGTCACTCCCTCGCCCAGGGCCACCACCTCGCCCACTATTTCATGTCCGGGTATGAGCGGTAAAACCGGCGCCGGCAATTCCCCGTCGATGATATGCAGGTCTGTTCTGCATACCCCGCAGGCTATTACTTTGATCAATACCTGTCCGGCTGCGGGCGCAGGTACCGGCAACATTTGCAACCTCAGCGGCTGCCCTTTGTTTTCCATGACCATGGCACGCATGGTGGAAGGGATGTTGTGTGTCATACCAAACATTTATTGTGTTCCATACAAGGCCATTTCATGCAGCAGCTGCGCTCCGGACCAGCGGCCGTCTACCATCAGGCGCCGCAGGGTGTACAGCTCCTTCCCCGCTACCGGCAGGCGATTGAGCTGGAAGGCCGCTTTATAGCCCGCCTGCTTCACATGCATGATGATACTGTCGTTGTACGCGCCGAAAGGATAAGCAAAATACCATACCGGCCGGCCCGTGATTTTCTCCAGCTGCTGCCGCGGCGTTACCAGTTCTTTGTTCCAGTCTTTATATCCGGCAGGAAAGGGATGGTCCCAGGTGTGACTGGCCACCACATGCCCTTCGTCTGACAGTGCCTTTACGTTTGCGACCGACAGGTAATGTGGTTTGTTCAGCGTAACTGTCATCACAAAAAACACGCCTTTAAAATGATAGTGTTGCAATAAGGGCGCCGCTACCGAATAATGCACATCATGGGAATCATCGAAGGTGATGATACAGGCGCGCGGGGGAAATGGTTTATGCTGCGCCATCAGGGCCACCATCTCATCGGGCAGGATAGTGTG
The Chitinophaga varians genome window above contains:
- a CDS encoding zinc-dependent alcohol dehydrogenase family protein, with product MTHNIPSTMRAMVMENKGQPLRLQMLPVPAPAAGQVLIKVIACGVCRTDLHIIDGELPAPVLPLIPGHEIVGEVVALGEGVTTLSPGEKVGVPWLAYTCGHCKYCSMDQENLCEHALFTGYSVNGGYAEYVLALADYCLHVPENYVHPGGAPLMCAGLIGYRSWRMVPEHAQHIGLYGFGAAAHILVQIAQYHYKSIYAFTRPDDKAGESFALKMGAAWAGSSLDAPPVLLDAAIIFAPDGSLVPQALSQVDRGGVVVCGGIHMSDIPGFPYRLLWEERVIRSVANLTRKDGELLMEVIQHVPVATIVQTYPLEQANEALQALRHGKIKGAAVLVM
- a CDS encoding polysaccharide deacetylase family protein; translated protein: MKRLIVIWCCCLSLTTTAQQLPVLCYHNITTAGQHKNDLLHIDRDQFDRQLKTLSDSGYHTILPDEMVALMAQHKPFPPRACIITFDDSHDVHYSVAAPLLQHYHFKGVFFVMTVTLNKPHYLSVANVKALSDEGHVVASHTWDHPFPAGYKDWNKELVTPRQQLEKITGRPVWYFAYPFGAYNDSIIMHVKQAGYKAAFQLNRLPVAGKELYTLRRLMVDGRWSGAQLLHEMALYGTQ